The proteins below are encoded in one region of Candidatus Epulonipiscium sp.:
- a CDS encoding phospho-N-acetylmuramoyl-pentapeptide-transferase, translating into MDKGAIYAALISFLINLILSPILIPFLSRLKLGQYVRDDGPKSHFKKAGTPTMGGIIILISILLTSLLFIKGNTDGIAVLLVTLGFGVIGFIDDFIKVVMKRSLGLRAYQKIIAQLIITGSFAYYILYISGIGTKTLIPFSGGKEMELGIWWFIPFLVVTMLGTVNGVNLTDGLDGLASSVTVLIATFFTIVSWGENSSILPIGAAVVGSLLGFLLFNSHPAKVFMGDTGSLALGGFVVATAFILKIPIFIAIVGIIYLIEAISVMLQVGYFKMTRERIFKMAPIHHHFELSGWSETKVVSVFCITTAIMCLVGLLGLGI; encoded by the coding sequence ATGGATAAAGGAGCAATATATGCGGCACTTATTTCATTTTTGATTAATTTGATATTAAGCCCCATTTTGATTCCCTTTTTAAGCAGACTAAAACTTGGACAGTATGTAAGGGATGACGGGCCAAAAAGCCATTTTAAAAAAGCAGGAACCCCGACCATGGGTGGAATAATAATTCTTATAAGTATTTTACTTACTTCTTTACTATTTATAAAGGGTAATACAGATGGAATAGCGGTTCTACTAGTTACCTTAGGATTCGGCGTTATTGGATTTATAGATGATTTCATTAAAGTAGTTATGAAACGATCTTTAGGTCTAAGGGCATACCAAAAAATAATAGCGCAACTCATTATAACAGGGAGCTTTGCATACTATATTTTATATATATCAGGTATTGGAACAAAAACCCTTATCCCCTTTTCGGGGGGGAAGGAAATGGAGCTTGGTATATGGTGGTTTATACCTTTTTTAGTTGTTACTATGTTAGGTACGGTAAATGGAGTGAATTTGACCGATGGTTTAGATGGTTTAGCTTCTAGTGTTACAGTATTAATTGCCACTTTTTTTACCATTGTAAGCTGGGGAGAAAACAGTAGCATTTTGCCTATAGGGGCTGCAGTTGTTGGGAGTTTACTTGGATTCTTACTTTTTAATTCCCATCCCGCAAAAGTTTTTATGGGGGATACGGGCTCCTTAGCATTAGGGGGATTTGTCGTAGCTACGGCGTTTATCCTTAAAATACCTATATTTATTGCTATTGTTGGAATCATATATTTGATAGAAGCTATTTCAGTAATGCTGCAAGTAGGTTATTTTAAAATGACTCGGGAGCGGATTTTTAAAATGGCCCCTATTCATCATCATTTTGAATTATCTGGGTGGAGTGAAACTAAAGTAGTTTCTGTCTTTTGTATTACTACGGCAATTATGTGCCTAGTAGGACTTTTGGGCTTGGGGATTTAA
- a CDS encoding UDP-N-acetylmuramoyl-tripeptide--D-alanyl-D-alanine ligase, giving the protein MVAIKLSEIVTAVNGRLILNDNLENAGDIIIKEIATDTRKISEGDLFVALSGEKFDGHNFIPQAFDKGAKICISNREDVIVPNDKGLIVVEDTKEALMDLAAFYRSLFPIPVIAITGSVGKTSTKDMIASVIGERYNILKTQGNFNNEIGVPLTVFRLNGHHEAAIIEMGMNHFGEIHNLSRIAKPDIAIITNIGVSHIENLGSREGILKAKSEIFDYVPKEGIAVLNGDDNLLINLNSKSPFNTIYFGLGTHNNIYAKDIHQKGITGIDAVVVFDNQEIPIHIPSPGKHMVYNALVAFAIGLKLGLTIQEIINGLLKYKASGMRMDISKTKKGIYIIDDAYNASPQSMKAAIDVLSESNEGKRKIAILGDMLEMGSFSSQAHEEVGKYVAKRDIDYLFCIGNEAKHIIRGAIDDGMSNNKVKMFSTQQELWRYLEDFIAYQDMVLFKASRGIHLEETVEKLKEVK; this is encoded by the coding sequence ATGGTTGCAATAAAATTAAGTGAGATTGTTACTGCAGTAAATGGTAGGCTGATTTTAAATGATAATCTAGAAAATGCTGGGGATATAATTATAAAGGAGATAGCTACGGATACAAGAAAAATTTCAGAAGGGGATTTGTTTGTTGCCCTTTCAGGTGAAAAATTCGATGGACATAATTTTATTCCACAGGCATTTGATAAGGGGGCCAAAATTTGTATCAGCAACAGGGAGGATGTAATAGTTCCAAATGATAAAGGATTAATAGTAGTAGAAGATACCAAAGAAGCCCTGATGGATTTAGCGGCATTTTATCGTTCGCTTTTTCCTATTCCGGTTATTGCTATAACAGGAAGTGTTGGAAAGACTAGTACAAAGGATATGATTGCATCCGTAATTGGTGAACGCTATAACATATTAAAGACTCAAGGGAATTTTAACAATGAAATAGGGGTACCTTTAACAGTTTTTAGATTAAATGGACATCATGAAGCAGCAATCATTGAAATGGGTATGAATCATTTTGGAGAAATTCATAATCTTAGCAGGATTGCAAAGCCTGATATAGCAATCATTACAAACATAGGTGTGTCTCATATTGAAAATTTGGGCAGCAGAGAAGGAATTTTAAAAGCTAAAAGTGAAATATTTGATTATGTTCCAAAAGAAGGTATAGCAGTACTTAATGGGGACGATAATTTACTTATAAATCTAAATAGTAAAAGCCCCTTTAATACAATATATTTTGGATTAGGAACCCATAACAATATTTATGCAAAAGATATACATCAAAAAGGAATAACCGGGATAGATGCGGTAGTTGTTTTTGATAATCAAGAAATTCCAATACATATACCCTCTCCAGGGAAACATATGGTTTATAATGCTCTTGTTGCTTTTGCTATTGGGCTTAAATTGGGATTAACCATACAGGAAATAATAAATGGCCTTCTTAAATATAAGGCTTCTGGAATGAGAATGGATATATCCAAAACGAAAAAGGGAATTTATATTATTGATGATGCCTATAATGCAAGCCCACAGTCTATGAAAGCAGCTATTGATGTACTCAGTGAATCAAATGAAGGAAAGAGAAAGATTGCTATATTAGGAGATATGTTGGAAATGGGCAGCTTTTCATCCCAGGCCCATGAGGAAGTAGGAAAATATGTAGCCAAAAGGGACATAGATTATTTATTTTGTATAGGAAATGAGGCAAAACATATTATCCGTGGAGCTATTGATGATGGTATGAGTAATAATAAGGTAAAAATGTTTTCAACTCAGCAGGAACTTTGGAGATACCTAGAAGACTTTATTGCCTATCAGGATATGGTATTGTTTAAGGCATCAAGAGGAATACATCTAGAGGAAACGGTAGAAAAACTAAAAGAGGTGAAGTAA
- a CDS encoding UDP-N-acetylmuramoyl-L-alanyl-D-glutamate--2,6-diaminopimelate ligase, whose translation MRLKDLLQDIDYEILQGNADVEIGSIAYDSRQVGGDTLFICIKGFKVDGHNYAFDSIKRGAVALIVQKEVKDIPRDITVIKVSNTRKAMSYIGAAFYKYPTNNIQLIGVTGTNGKTTTTFLIGKILEEHNYKVGIIGTIENRIGERAVEAERTTPESLDLQSLFSQMNKEDATHIIMEVSSHALELDRVAACNFEVGIFTNLTLDHLDFHKTMENYRNAKGKLFKKCKYGIINRDDPHAEEIIRQSNCKIITFGIEKEVDFRAYDIQMSSRGIQFTVNIDNEAIRFKLNTIGRFNIYNALGAIASAYYLGIPVMVIKTALENMKGVPGRVQTIQSNSGFSIIVDYAHAPDGLENVLKSIREFAKRKIITVFGCGGDRDKSKRPIMGKIAGIYSDYCIITSDNPRSEEPEAIINEIEEGIRETDCPYEKIADRKKAIKKAIHNASENDIVLIAGKGHENYQIIKDKVHHFDDAEEVRAILQEDNSYGCNKIK comes from the coding sequence ATGAGGCTTAAAGACTTATTACAGGATATAGATTATGAAATACTGCAAGGAAATGCTGATGTTGAAATAGGTTCCATCGCCTATGATTCAAGACAAGTGGGAGGGGATACTCTCTTTATTTGTATTAAGGGATTCAAGGTGGATGGGCATAATTATGCGTTTGATTCTATTAAAAGGGGGGCAGTAGCCCTTATAGTCCAAAAGGAAGTTAAAGACATCCCAAGGGATATTACGGTTATTAAAGTAAGCAATACAAGAAAAGCAATGTCTTACATTGGAGCAGCATTTTATAAATATCCCACAAATAATATTCAATTAATAGGGGTTACAGGAACCAACGGTAAAACCACCACGACGTTTTTAATCGGGAAAATATTAGAAGAACACAATTATAAGGTTGGAATTATTGGAACCATCGAAAACCGAATCGGGGAAAGGGCTGTCGAAGCAGAAAGGACAACACCAGAATCCTTAGATTTGCAGTCCTTGTTCTCTCAAATGAATAAAGAAGATGCAACCCACATTATAATGGAGGTTTCATCCCACGCTCTTGAATTGGATAGGGTAGCTGCTTGTAATTTTGAAGTAGGAATCTTTACAAATCTTACCTTAGATCACCTGGATTTCCATAAAACCATGGAAAACTATAGAAATGCCAAGGGGAAACTTTTCAAAAAGTGTAAATACGGAATTATTAATAGGGATGATCCCCATGCCGAAGAAATTATAAGGCAATCAAATTGTAAGATTATAACTTTTGGAATTGAAAAGGAAGTAGATTTTAGGGCCTATGATATTCAGATGAGCTCTAGGGGAATTCAGTTTACAGTTAACATTGATAATGAAGCTATTAGATTTAAACTAAATACCATTGGAAGATTTAATATATATAATGCTCTAGGAGCCATTGCTTCTGCTTATTATTTAGGAATTCCTGTAATGGTGATTAAAACTGCTCTGGAAAACATGAAGGGAGTCCCAGGGCGGGTTCAAACCATACAAAGCAATTCAGGCTTTAGCATAATAGTAGATTATGCCCATGCCCCAGACGGATTAGAAAATGTACTTAAATCCATTAGAGAGTTTGCAAAAAGGAAAATTATAACCGTATTCGGCTGCGGAGGAGATAGGGATAAAAGTAAGCGACCCATTATGGGGAAAATAGCAGGGATTTACTCTGATTATTGCATTATTACCTCCGATAACCCAAGATCTGAAGAACCAGAAGCAATAATCAATGAGATAGAAGAGGGTATAAGGGAAACGGATTGCCCTTATGAAAAGATAGCAGATAGGAAAAAAGCAATTAAAAAAGCAATCCATAATGCAAGTGAAAATGATATAGTATTAATCGCAGGAAAAGGCCATGAAAACTATCAAATTATCAAAGATAAAGTTCATCATTTTGACGACGCCGAAGAGGTAAGAGCAATTCTTCAGGAGGATAATTCATATGGTTGCAATAAAATTAAGTGA
- a CDS encoding PASTA domain-containing protein, producing MIKPTVKMKQKLLFFLFVFTISIIGLILRIAYLQIAEGDFLQELAYEQHTRDRLISPQRGTIYDRNGIELAKSATVTTIGVIHAQIEDEEEVSRVLSKKLDLEYEFVRKKVAKVLALERIQSKVDKEVADEIRKLNLPGVKIDEDSKRYYPYSNLASHVIGFVGKDNQGIIGLEVKYDEYLKGSPGKILMETDGKGRKIEGSSEKRIEPVPGNHLVTTIDLTIQQYAEQALDKAVKAKSAKRGSIIILNPQNGEIYAMANKPDYDLNEPFTINDPSLNEIWDHLNTEDQYKKLNTMWRNFAINDTYEPGSTFKIMTSTMGLEEKVIDINSPFHCKGYHTVGGRMIKCWRYPRAHGSETFLQGVQNSCNPVFMVTAERVGAKKFYQYMKLFGFNEKTGIDVPGEAVGIMHDLKKIGPVELATMSFGQSFQITPLQLLRASSAAVNGGYLITPHFASKIIDEEGKVIKEISFEKGKQVISKETSETMKKILESVVAEGTGNKTYIPGFRIGGKTATSEKLPRSSKKYIASFLAFAPAENPQVMALIIIDEPQGIYYGGTVAGPVMKEVLENILPYLNIEAKYTEKELKMDEIEKVIVPNLINKEVNEAVKELKKINLGNELIGNGKKIKDQFPLVGEEVNPKSKVIIYTSE from the coding sequence ATGATTAAGCCGACCGTAAAAATGAAGCAGAAACTATTATTTTTTTTGTTCGTATTTACAATATCAATCATAGGATTGATACTTAGAATAGCCTATTTACAGATTGCGGAGGGGGATTTTCTTCAGGAATTAGCCTATGAACAACATACAAGAGACAGGCTTATATCCCCCCAAAGGGGCACCATCTATGATAGAAACGGAATAGAGCTGGCAAAAAGTGCTACGGTGACTACCATAGGGGTAATCCATGCACAGATTGAAGATGAAGAAGAAGTTTCTAGGGTACTTTCTAAGAAGCTTGATTTGGAGTATGAATTTGTAAGGAAAAAGGTTGCAAAGGTACTTGCCCTTGAAAGGATTCAATCAAAAGTCGATAAAGAAGTAGCCGATGAAATAAGAAAGTTAAATCTGCCTGGGGTAAAAATAGATGAAGACTCTAAAAGATATTATCCTTATAGTAACCTAGCCTCTCATGTCATAGGATTTGTCGGAAAAGATAATCAGGGTATTATAGGATTAGAAGTGAAATATGATGAATATTTAAAAGGTAGCCCCGGAAAAATTCTAATGGAAACCGATGGAAAGGGAAGAAAAATAGAAGGCAGCTCCGAAAAAAGGATAGAACCTGTTCCAGGTAACCATTTAGTAACCACCATTGATTTAACCATCCAGCAGTATGCGGAGCAAGCCTTAGATAAAGCAGTAAAGGCAAAAAGTGCAAAAAGGGGAAGTATAATAATTTTAAATCCACAAAATGGTGAAATATATGCCATGGCAAATAAACCGGATTATGACTTAAACGAACCTTTTACTATTAATGATCCATCGTTAAATGAAATATGGGACCACCTAAATACTGAAGATCAATATAAGAAATTAAACACAATGTGGCGTAATTTCGCCATCAATGATACATATGAGCCAGGTTCCACCTTTAAAATTATGACCTCAACTATGGGGCTGGAGGAAAAAGTAATAGATATAAATTCACCTTTTCATTGCAAGGGTTATCATACTGTGGGTGGGAGAATGATTAAGTGTTGGAGATATCCAAGGGCCCATGGATCAGAGACATTTCTTCAAGGGGTACAAAATTCCTGCAACCCTGTTTTTATGGTAACAGCAGAAAGAGTGGGTGCTAAGAAATTTTATCAATACATGAAGTTATTTGGTTTTAATGAAAAAACGGGGATAGATGTGCCAGGGGAAGCAGTAGGCATTATGCATGATTTAAAGAAAATAGGTCCCGTGGAACTTGCTACAATGTCTTTTGGACAGTCATTTCAGATAACACCGCTGCAACTTCTAAGAGCATCTTCTGCAGCAGTCAACGGAGGATATCTTATAACCCCCCATTTTGCATCTAAAATTATAGATGAAGAAGGAAAAGTGATTAAAGAAATTTCATTTGAAAAAGGGAAACAAGTAATATCTAAGGAAACCTCTGAAACTATGAAAAAGATATTAGAAAGTGTAGTTGCAGAAGGAACAGGAAACAAAACCTACATTCCAGGTTTTCGCATAGGTGGTAAAACTGCCACTTCAGAAAAATTACCCAGAAGCAGTAAAAAGTATATCGCATCCTTTCTTGCCTTTGCTCCCGCAGAAAATCCGCAGGTTATGGCATTGATAATTATAGACGAACCCCAGGGCATCTACTATGGAGGGACAGTGGCGGGACCTGTTATGAAGGAAGTTTTAGAAAATATACTTCCTTATTTAAATATTGAAGCAAAATACACAGAAAAAGAATTAAAAATGGATGAAATAGAAAAGGTCATTGTACCTAATCTTATAAATAAAGAAGTCAATGAAGCAGTAAAGGAATTGAAAAAGATTAATCTAGGCAATGAATTAATAGGAAATGGCAAAAAAATAAAAGACCAATTCCCACTTGTAGGGGAAGAAGTTAATCCAAAGAGTAAAGTAATTATTTATACCAGTGAGTAA